Proteins encoded in a region of the Raphanus sativus cultivar WK10039 chromosome 8, ASM80110v3, whole genome shotgun sequence genome:
- the LOC130498778 gene encoding uncharacterized protein LOC130498778 gives MPPRRATRAQIARDAREAQDEHVQPAVPQPEVPQVDQEAMRQMVQDAARQAAQEAVQQIAQETARQAAQEAARVAAQEVARQMAAAQQVPQGPQIHVQQGPQIHMQQVPPVQVQHDHQAPAQQAPAPQYPQVPIQPVPGVFQVPPPPPVIPVHVPEVDETFIRVLSQMKYVNLEHFSGTTDPTLAHDWRHSLDKCLNTISCPQGTSLGLLSCIYAEMQQCGGMECE, from the coding sequence ATGCCGCCGAGGAGAGCTACCCGTGCTCAGATCGCTAGAGATGCTAGAGAGGCTCAGGATGAGCATGTTCAGCCTGCAGTTCCGCAGCCCGAGGTTCCTCAGGTTGACCAGGAGGCTATGAGACAGATGGTTCAGGATGCTGCTAGACAGGCTGCTCAGGAAGCAGTTCAGCAGATTGCTCAGGAGACAGCCAGGCAAGCCGCTCAAGAGGCTGCCCGAGTAGCTGCTCAGGAAGTTGCTCGACAGATGGCTGCAGCTCAGCAGGTTCCGCAGGGTCCTCAGATTCATGTGCAGCAGGGTCCGCAGATTCATATGCAGCAGGTTCCGCCCGTTCAGGTTCAGCATGATCATCAGGCTCCAGCTCAGCAGGCCCCAGCGCCACAATATCCGCAGGTTCCTATTCAGCCGGTTCCAGGTGTCTTTCAGGTTCCGCCGCCGCCACCCGTCATTCCAGTGCATGTGCCCGAGGTTGATGAAACATTTATCAGGGTGTTGTCACAGATGAAGTATGTGAACTTGGAGCATTTCAGTGGTACCACGGACCCTACACTTGCTCACGATTGGAGGCACAGTTTGGATAAGTGTTTGAACACTATCTCATGCCCACAAGGCACAAGCTTAGGATTGCTGAGTTGTATTTACGCGGAGATGCAGCAGTGTGGTGGGATGGAGTGCGAGTGA